The Candidatus Koribacter versatilis Ellin345 genome has a segment encoding these proteins:
- a CDS encoding response regulator has translation MASDVRVLLVDDNPMIIAMLKQALEPHCVVNVASDGTDALLRSIDDPPDLIIADYQMPGLDGKVLLEKLKSRANTSRLPVILMASRADIGDKLKGVRETVEDFLEKPFYIKEAGSHLKHLIDKVALEKMAREAASGDSTLNGSLAQMNVIDLLQSLELGRKNCALTLTNNGDRCDLFFVEGQIHHAVYDDLKGDEAVYKALQWTGGSFRIDFSGQSSEQSTTRSTQGLLMEGLRMLDESNRDGETAVDPFATR, from the coding sequence ATGGCATCTGATGTCCGCGTACTGCTGGTGGACGACAATCCGATGATCATTGCGATGCTGAAGCAGGCATTGGAACCGCATTGCGTGGTCAACGTCGCCAGCGACGGTACCGATGCTCTGCTGCGCTCGATCGACGACCCGCCGGATCTGATCATCGCCGACTACCAGATGCCGGGCCTCGACGGCAAAGTGCTGCTCGAGAAGCTGAAATCGCGCGCTAATACCTCGCGGCTGCCCGTGATCCTGATGGCGAGCCGTGCCGATATCGGCGACAAACTCAAGGGTGTCCGCGAGACGGTTGAGGATTTCCTCGAGAAGCCGTTCTATATCAAGGAAGCCGGCTCCCACCTCAAACACTTGATTGACAAGGTCGCGCTGGAAAAGATGGCACGCGAAGCCGCCTCCGGCGACTCCACCCTGAACGGCAGCCTGGCGCAGATGAACGTCATCGACCTGCTGCAATCACTGGAGCTCGGTCGTAAGAACTGCGCGCTCACGCTGACCAATAATGGCGATCGCTGCGATCTCTTCTTCGTCGAAGGTCAGATCCACCACGCGGTGTACGACGATCTAAAGGGCGACGAGGCCGTATACAAGGCGCTGCAGTGGACCGGTGGATCATTCCGCATTGATTTCAGCGGCCAGAGCAGCGAACAATCCACCACGCGCTCGACCCAGGGCCTGCTGATGGAAGGCCTGCGGATGCTCGACGAGAGCAACCGCGACGGCGAAACCGCCGTGGATCCGTTCGCTACGCGGTAG
- the queC gene encoding 7-cyano-7-deazaguanine synthase QueC has translation MLTPADDLKNATTVEPSAEAVKVQRGDTGKAVVVLSGGMDSTVCATLAVREYGAENIGALHVSYGQRTAAREKQAFAAVAERLGIQTRLAVETPFFRAIGGSALTDANIAVPDAGELIGHEIPVTYVPFRNAHLLAMAVSWAEVLGASKIYIGAVAQDSSGYPDCRPEFYEAYNLAVRRGTKAGDIEVVTPLIALRKHEIVSLGLELGAPFDLTWSCYSREDCACGVCDSCVLRLRAFEGAGAVDPVPYAPRLAGHD, from the coding sequence GTGTTAACACCAGCAGACGACCTGAAAAACGCGACCACCGTGGAACCCTCAGCTGAGGCCGTGAAGGTCCAGCGTGGCGACACCGGCAAGGCGGTGGTCGTCCTGAGCGGCGGAATGGATTCGACCGTCTGCGCCACGCTGGCGGTGCGCGAGTACGGCGCGGAGAACATTGGAGCGCTGCACGTCAGTTACGGACAAAGGACGGCGGCGCGGGAAAAGCAGGCATTTGCGGCGGTGGCGGAGAGACTTGGGATCCAGACACGGCTGGCGGTGGAAACACCGTTTTTCCGGGCGATTGGAGGGTCGGCGTTAACCGACGCCAACATTGCGGTCCCGGACGCTGGGGAGCTGATAGGCCATGAAATTCCGGTCACTTACGTCCCGTTCCGGAACGCGCATCTTTTAGCGATGGCGGTAAGCTGGGCAGAGGTATTGGGAGCATCCAAAATATATATAGGGGCGGTAGCGCAGGACAGCAGCGGTTATCCTGATTGCCGGCCTGAGTTTTACGAGGCTTACAACTTAGCGGTTCGGCGCGGCACCAAAGCTGGTGATATCGAGGTCGTGACCCCGCTTATCGCGCTGCGGAAGCACGAGATTGTGAGCCTTGGCCTTGAATTGGGCGCGCCCTTCGATTTAACGTGGTCATGCTATAGCCGCGAGGATTGCGCGTGCGGCGTCTGTGACAGCTGTGTCCTGAGGCTTCGCGCGTTTGAAGGTGCGGGCGCTGTCGATCCGGTTCCTTATGCGCCCCGTCTCGCAGGCCACGACTAG
- a CDS encoding metal-dependent hydrolase, with protein MEPVTHFLTGACLGRAGLNRKTALATVTLTLAAEAADLDFAWLLKSRTVYFAHHRGFTHTFLGVPFVAAFVLALVWSIRWAFLKLRNGQTLKSRFPRPPIRWGVLYLYACLGALSHILLDYTNNYGVRPFAPFNPKWYSLSIIFIIEPILLAALTIGLVMPSLFGLISSEVGARQKAPRGRGWAIFALLAMVSYWSVAEFEHNRAISAMEAVDYHEQQAIKLNASPVWMNPFQWTGTVETRDFFQTMKVDSLTPEVDPENRATLYYKPPETDVTLAAKKTYLGRVYLDWAMFPFVQTEALQAPQQGSIVRFTDLRFARPGQKRVGLGACVFLDPQLQPMPGGGFRDCE; from the coding sequence GTGGAACCAGTCACCCACTTTCTAACCGGGGCTTGCCTCGGCCGTGCCGGACTGAACCGCAAGACGGCGCTGGCCACCGTGACGCTGACGCTCGCCGCCGAAGCAGCCGACCTCGATTTCGCGTGGCTTCTGAAGAGCCGAACCGTCTACTTCGCGCACCATCGCGGCTTCACCCACACGTTCCTTGGCGTTCCGTTCGTTGCAGCATTCGTGCTCGCACTAGTGTGGAGCATCCGCTGGGCGTTCCTGAAATTGCGCAACGGACAGACGTTGAAGTCGCGGTTCCCGCGCCCGCCCATCCGCTGGGGAGTGCTGTATCTCTATGCGTGTCTCGGCGCACTCAGCCACATCCTGCTCGACTACACCAACAACTATGGTGTGCGCCCATTCGCGCCGTTCAATCCGAAGTGGTATTCGCTCAGCATTATCTTCATCATTGAACCAATTCTGCTCGCGGCCCTGACAATCGGTTTGGTCATGCCCTCGCTCTTCGGTTTGATCTCGTCTGAAGTCGGCGCGCGGCAGAAAGCTCCACGCGGACGTGGCTGGGCAATCTTCGCGTTGCTGGCAATGGTGTCGTACTGGAGCGTTGCCGAGTTCGAGCATAATCGCGCGATCTCCGCCATGGAGGCCGTGGATTACCACGAACAACAGGCCATCAAACTCAACGCCAGCCCGGTGTGGATGAACCCCTTCCAGTGGACAGGCACCGTCGAGACGCGCGATTTCTTCCAGACCATGAAGGTTGATTCGCTGACGCCCGAAGTGGATCCCGAAAACCGCGCCACCCTCTACTACAAGCCTCCGGAAACCGACGTCACCCTGGCGGCGAAGAAGACTTATCTCGGCCGCGTCTATCTCGACTGGGCAATGTTCCCCTTCGTTCAGACCGAGGCGTTGCAAGCGCCGCAGCAAGGAAGCATCGTGCGCTTCACCGATCTGCGTTTTGCCCGCCCAGGACAAAAGAGAGTAGGGCTCGGGGCCTGCGTATTTCTTGACCCGCAGTTGCAGCCGATGCCCGGTGGTGGATTTCGGGATTGTGAGTAG
- a CDS encoding transcriptional regulator: protein MTSTRLTIATLTADAAETLKRNQMLSASGYRVITPKTPDDILQLLHNDRVTALIVNNSVPFADRDRLLREIRQDCPDLLILHVYHRGEPEQAPWADANVDMTDPARLIVALEEFLRNRPVQNNCPHDDNQISPK from the coding sequence GTGACCTCGACCCGACTGACGATTGCAACGCTGACCGCCGACGCCGCTGAAACCTTGAAACGCAATCAGATGCTCTCTGCGTCGGGCTACCGTGTAATCACTCCGAAGACTCCGGATGACATTCTCCAACTCCTCCACAATGATCGCGTCACGGCGCTCATCGTGAACAACAGTGTCCCCTTCGCCGACCGCGACAGACTCTTGCGCGAGATTCGTCAGGATTGTCCCGACCTCCTGATCCTGCATGTCTATCATCGCGGTGAACCGGAGCAGGCGCCCTGGGCCGACGCCAATGTGGACATGACCGATCCCGCCCGCCTGATCGTGGCCCTCGAAGAATTTCTGCGGAACCGGCCGGTGCAGAACAACTGCCCTCACGACGACAACCAGATCTCGCCGAAATAG
- the moaC gene encoding cyclic pyranopterin monophosphate synthase MoaC produces MAKKKTLSHYDKKGRASMVNVAAKKPTVRTAEASAQVVMSRAVIEALPNNPKGDVFETARLAGIMAAKRTSELIPLCHPLPIWHVDVKVELCENGVAVSSKVTTESVTGVEMEALVAVSVAALTVYDMCKALDKSIEIRQVVLDSKSGGKSGDYRRRSPGSK; encoded by the coding sequence GTGGCAAAGAAGAAAACCCTCTCGCATTACGACAAAAAAGGCCGCGCTTCCATGGTCAACGTCGCGGCGAAAAAACCGACGGTGCGTACCGCGGAAGCAAGTGCGCAGGTGGTGATGTCGCGAGCGGTAATCGAAGCATTACCGAATAATCCCAAGGGCGACGTGTTTGAGACCGCCCGGCTGGCAGGAATTATGGCTGCCAAGCGGACTTCCGAGCTGATACCTCTGTGTCACCCCCTGCCAATCTGGCACGTTGATGTCAAGGTAGAGCTATGCGAGAATGGCGTCGCTGTTAGCTCAAAAGTAACCACCGAGTCGGTTACGGGGGTGGAGATGGAAGCCCTTGTAGCCGTATCCGTCGCGGCATTAACGGTTTACGATATGTGCAAAGCTCTGGATAAGAGCATTGAGATCCGGCAGGTGGTGCTGGACTCGAAGTCGGGTGGCAAGAGTGGCGATTATCGCCGCCGGTCTCCCGGAAGCAAATAA
- the glp gene encoding molybdopterin molybdotransferase MoeA has product MGNESLSFDEARALVEGFAALVREPEKEHVALLDADGRVLAEELRADRDFPPFHRATRDGFAVRAADTATLPSKLRVIGEIAAGHAREIALNAGEAAEIMTGAPLPDGADGVVMVEYTRRDGEFVVLDRAMRAGENFVPRGAEARAGDLLLEARERLNPAAIAIAASVGKASLAVFRRPVAAILATGDELVEVGENPLPAQIRNSNGYSIAAQVRRAGGDPMVLPIVRDHEDAIRSAVSSAKSADLLILSGGVSMGKYDLVEQVLASEGAQFRMTGAKIQPGKPIVFGTLPREYGDLPFFGLPGNPISTMVTFDLFVAPVLAALGGAKDAPLRFAHAKIAEDFKVAPGLTRFLPAVLASSAAETRVSVVPWHGSGDLAAVVKANCYLVVPPDAAVLAKDSMVSVLLKD; this is encoded by the coding sequence ATGGGCAACGAATCTTTGAGCTTTGACGAGGCGCGCGCGCTGGTCGAGGGCTTCGCCGCGCTGGTCCGCGAGCCGGAGAAGGAGCACGTCGCGCTTCTTGACGCGGATGGACGCGTACTCGCGGAAGAACTCCGCGCAGACCGCGATTTTCCGCCGTTTCACCGCGCCACGCGCGACGGGTTTGCGGTGCGTGCCGCAGATACCGCGACCTTGCCGTCGAAATTGCGCGTGATTGGCGAGATTGCCGCGGGTCACGCGCGCGAAATCGCGCTGAATGCAGGCGAAGCCGCGGAGATCATGACCGGAGCGCCCTTGCCGGACGGCGCCGACGGGGTCGTCATGGTGGAATACACGCGCCGCGACGGTGAATTTGTGGTGTTAGATCGCGCCATGCGCGCGGGCGAGAACTTTGTGCCGCGCGGCGCCGAGGCACGCGCCGGAGACCTTCTGCTGGAGGCGCGCGAGCGATTAAATCCGGCGGCCATCGCGATTGCGGCGTCGGTGGGAAAAGCGTCGCTCGCGGTGTTTCGCCGTCCCGTCGCCGCGATTTTAGCGACCGGCGACGAACTAGTCGAAGTCGGCGAGAATCCGTTACCGGCGCAGATCCGTAACTCCAACGGCTATTCCATCGCGGCGCAGGTGCGGCGTGCGGGTGGCGATCCCATGGTTCTGCCGATTGTCCGCGACCACGAGGACGCCATTCGTAGCGCGGTGAGCTCGGCAAAATCGGCGGATTTGCTCATTCTTTCTGGCGGCGTGTCGATGGGGAAGTATGACCTCGTCGAGCAGGTACTGGCGTCGGAGGGCGCGCAGTTCCGCATGACGGGCGCGAAGATCCAGCCGGGGAAACCGATTGTTTTCGGCACGCTGCCGCGCGAATACGGTGACTTGCCGTTCTTCGGCCTGCCGGGCAATCCGATTTCGACCATGGTCACGTTCGATTTGTTCGTCGCGCCTGTGCTGGCCGCGCTGGGCGGTGCGAAGGACGCGCCGCTGCGGTTTGCGCACGCGAAGATCGCGGAAGATTTCAAGGTCGCGCCGGGTTTAACGCGCTTTCTGCCGGCAGTCCTGGCGAGTTCTGCGGCGGAAACGCGGGTGAGCGTGGTGCCGTGGCATGGGTCCGGCGATTTGGCCGCGGTAGTAAAGGCGAATTGTTATCTTGTAGTACCGCCAGACGCGGCGGTGCTCGCGAAAGACAGCATGGTTTCGGTGTTGCTAAAGGACTAA
- a CDS encoding DUF6580 family putative transport protein: MTDLLDAKSPAFNNASYDFEVNMLAILFVLLAIGSRFLVAMNPGHWWAFTPLVASLLFFGAKMPRKYIWAPVAALAVTDLLLSKFVYGYGFTADLLVSWAFYIACAWLGSAMLRENTNPSRLVVASLSSSVSFFILSNLAVWATYSMYPHNFTGLTDCFVKAIPFYRNQPVADLLFTAVFFSVPMMLESLRGHENKVAA; encoded by the coding sequence TTGACCGATTTACTTGACGCGAAATCGCCGGCGTTCAACAATGCAAGTTACGACTTCGAGGTGAACATGTTGGCAATTCTGTTTGTGCTGCTCGCAATTGGGTCCCGTTTCCTTGTCGCGATGAATCCTGGGCATTGGTGGGCATTTACGCCGCTCGTGGCTTCCCTGCTGTTTTTCGGCGCCAAGATGCCGCGCAAGTACATCTGGGCCCCCGTCGCCGCGCTGGCTGTGACCGATCTCCTGCTCTCGAAGTTCGTGTACGGCTACGGCTTCACCGCCGACCTGCTAGTGAGCTGGGCTTTCTACATCGCCTGCGCGTGGCTGGGCTCGGCCATGCTGCGCGAGAATACGAACCCGTCACGGCTGGTAGTGGCGAGCTTGAGCTCATCGGTATCGTTCTTCATCCTGAGTAACCTGGCGGTGTGGGCGACCTACTCCATGTACCCGCACAACTTCACCGGTTTGACCGACTGCTTCGTGAAGGCGATCCCGTTCTACCGCAATCAGCCGGTGGCCGACCTGCTCTTCACGGCGGTGTTCTTCAGTGTGCCGATGATGCTGGAATCCCTGCGCGGACACGAGAACAAAGTCGCAGCGTAA
- a CDS encoding YqaA family protein, with product MKPIKAIFAKYKALLGILLPWGPWGVLAIAALDAAALGMPLDFVVAQFVWADRSRFLLYCFMGAIGSALGSLVVYGIGYKGGEELLVKRIGRERFEKIHARFEKSEFLTLALPAILPPPTPFKLFVLAAGVAEMSVWRFLLGIFTGRMARFLILSFLTIKFGPGVVEFIMHGHMKTKLIVLAVIAAALLVWWLIRRGRAVETVEAQIEMAKK from the coding sequence GTGAAGCCGATTAAAGCCATATTCGCCAAGTACAAAGCCCTGCTCGGGATCCTTTTGCCGTGGGGACCTTGGGGCGTTCTAGCTATCGCAGCTCTCGACGCTGCCGCCCTGGGTATGCCGCTCGATTTCGTCGTTGCCCAGTTTGTTTGGGCCGACCGTTCACGCTTTCTTCTTTACTGCTTTATGGGCGCCATTGGGTCAGCGCTCGGCAGTCTCGTGGTTTACGGGATCGGCTACAAAGGTGGGGAAGAGCTCCTGGTAAAGCGCATCGGACGGGAGCGCTTCGAAAAAATCCACGCTCGCTTCGAGAAGAGCGAATTCCTTACCCTTGCGCTGCCGGCCATACTCCCGCCGCCTACGCCCTTCAAGCTGTTCGTGCTGGCCGCCGGCGTCGCGGAGATGAGCGTGTGGCGTTTCCTGCTTGGCATCTTCACTGGACGCATGGCGCGCTTCCTCATTCTCTCTTTCCTGACGATCAAATTCGGCCCCGGCGTGGTCGAGTTCATCATGCACGGGCATATGAAGACCAAGCTCATCGTGCTGGCCGTCATCGCAGCCGCGCTGCTGGTTTGGTGGCTGATCCGTCGTGGGCGCGCCGTTGAAACTGTGGAAGCGCAGATTGAAATGGCGAAGAAGTAG
- a CDS encoding MogA/MoaB family molybdenum cofactor biosynthesis protein — translation MNKTASVITVSDRSFRREREDLSGPAVAQMLRDAGFTIKSTQVLPDDQKQISSALRLCADRDHVSLAVTTGGTGVAKRDLTPEATMAICDKIIPGVAEVMRSEGLKKTPMSPLSRAVCGIRGSTLILNLPGSPSGAVESLSAVMPLLQHAIELLAGNTEH, via the coding sequence ATGAATAAGACGGCGTCGGTGATCACCGTAAGCGACCGCTCATTCCGCCGGGAGCGCGAAGACCTCTCCGGCCCCGCGGTGGCGCAGATGTTGCGCGATGCGGGATTCACGATTAAGAGCACCCAGGTTCTCCCCGATGACCAGAAGCAGATCAGCTCGGCGCTGCGCCTTTGTGCAGACCGAGATCACGTGAGCCTCGCGGTGACGACCGGCGGCACGGGCGTCGCGAAGCGCGACCTCACGCCGGAGGCCACGATGGCAATCTGCGACAAAATCATCCCAGGTGTCGCCGAGGTGATGCGCAGCGAAGGCTTGAAGAAGACTCCGATGTCTCCGTTGAGCCGGGCGGTATGCGGGATCCGCGGATCCACGCTGATCCTGAATCTTCCGGGGAGCCCGAGCGGTGCCGTGGAATCGTTGTCGGCAGTGATGCCACTACTGCAGCACGCCATCGAGTTGCTGGCGGGGAACACGGAGCACTAG
- a CDS encoding response regulator: MDDNHIHAYSMRKMLEDQGYRVLEAHSGEEALEFTDKETPDLVLLDVNMPGIDGFEVCRRVREQHKFLPAIVFHTATSANEASHRRAMEMGATAFLTYPVSRDQLLLVILTSIARAKNANAGEGQ, encoded by the coding sequence GTGGATGACAATCACATCCACGCCTATTCCATGCGCAAAATGCTTGAGGACCAAGGCTATCGGGTCCTGGAGGCGCATTCAGGTGAAGAGGCCCTTGAATTTACCGATAAGGAAACCCCCGACCTGGTTCTGCTCGACGTGAACATGCCGGGCATTGACGGCTTCGAGGTCTGCCGCCGCGTCCGCGAGCAACATAAGTTCCTGCCGGCCATCGTCTTCCATACGGCAACGTCCGCCAACGAGGCATCCCATCGTCGTGCGATGGAAATGGGGGCGACCGCGTTCCTGACCTACCCGGTCTCGCGCGATCAGCTCCTCCTGGTCATTCTGACCTCCATTGCTCGCGCCAAGAACGCCAATGCTGGAGAGGGGCAGTGA
- a CDS encoding DUF309 domain-containing protein — MIDWSTPEMSAGLACFRREQFFEAHEHWEAVWLKSEEPEKTFLQALIQVAGSLFHFRRDNLGGARSMAKKALGRLEKYPETYGGVAVEALRANLRAYLVTLDTEFREIRTLPQIELVSE; from the coding sequence ATGATCGACTGGTCCACCCCCGAGATGAGCGCCGGACTCGCATGCTTCCGCCGAGAGCAGTTCTTCGAAGCCCACGAACACTGGGAAGCCGTATGGCTCAAGTCGGAAGAGCCGGAGAAAACGTTCCTCCAAGCTCTCATCCAGGTCGCCGGTTCGCTCTTCCACTTCCGCCGAGACAATCTTGGCGGTGCGCGCTCGATGGCCAAGAAAGCCCTGGGACGATTGGAGAAGTATCCCGAGACGTACGGTGGTGTCGCCGTCGAAGCGCTACGCGCGAACTTGCGCGCGTACCTCGTGACGCTCGATACGGAATTCCGTGAGATCCGCACGCTGCCGCAGATCGAGCTCGTTAGCGAGTAG
- a CDS encoding diacylglycerol/lipid kinase family protein — translation MQKVALFYNPASGRRSAQRAHDVKIAADVLRAAGKQVHVEPTRGPGTAAAQVHEAKAQGADTVLIAGGDGTIHDALQGLAGSDLTLGVIPMGTGNVLAHDLAISHQPHEAAKQLLAFQSRRIALGKVTYRGIRGPESRWFVAVAGVGGSAKLMYDVHAGLKGAHGMLAYYAQMARLALLHRFDSFNVEYRSDDGQWIKCTAVEADAVRITNFGGLMRRWAWGANLQRDDAQLVLFQTGSRPRFLHYTFSRILGRHWHTPGVELIYAKEIRCTVSNPAQRLHVEADGEYIGGPPVTIEVVPNMLNLLMEAKG, via the coding sequence ATGCAGAAGGTCGCGCTCTTCTACAACCCGGCTTCAGGACGCCGCAGTGCGCAACGCGCGCACGACGTGAAGATTGCGGCCGACGTCCTGCGCGCCGCCGGAAAACAAGTGCACGTGGAGCCCACGCGCGGCCCTGGCACCGCAGCTGCGCAAGTCCACGAGGCCAAGGCACAAGGCGCAGATACTGTCTTGATCGCAGGTGGTGACGGCACCATCCATGATGCCTTGCAAGGCTTGGCGGGATCGGACCTGACCCTCGGCGTGATTCCAATGGGTACCGGAAACGTGCTGGCTCACGACCTCGCGATTTCGCACCAGCCACACGAGGCAGCCAAACAATTGCTGGCCTTTCAGTCGCGACGCATTGCGCTAGGCAAGGTGACCTATCGCGGGATCCGGGGACCGGAATCGCGATGGTTCGTTGCGGTGGCTGGCGTAGGCGGCTCCGCGAAGCTGATGTACGACGTTCACGCGGGTCTGAAGGGCGCGCACGGAATGCTCGCGTATTATGCGCAGATGGCGCGCCTGGCGTTGCTGCATCGTTTCGATAGCTTCAACGTCGAATACCGCAGCGACGACGGCCAGTGGATAAAGTGCACGGCGGTCGAAGCCGATGCGGTGCGCATCACAAATTTTGGTGGGCTGATGCGGCGCTGGGCCTGGGGTGCGAACCTGCAACGTGATGACGCGCAACTGGTGCTCTTCCAAACCGGCAGCCGTCCTCGCTTTCTGCATTACACCTTCAGCAGGATCCTGGGGAGACACTGGCACACGCCCGGAGTGGAACTGATCTATGCAAAAGAGATTCGGTGTACGGTAAGCAATCCGGCGCAGCGGCTACACGTGGAAGCGGACGGCGAATACATTGGCGGCCCTCCAGTAACGATTGAGGTTGTGCCGAATATGCTTAATTTGCTGATGGAGGCGAAAGGATAG
- a CDS encoding radical SAM protein, giving the protein MQITEIYRSLQGESSYTGIPCIFVRLTACNLRCAWCDSEYTFKGGRKMSEDEIFAEVQKLAPGGLVEITGGEPLLQERELVPFMERLVASGYKVLIETSGERPLANVPQDVVKIVDVKCPASGEGGSFRIENLDALTPHDEIKFVISDRADYEFAREFTRQHGLENKVSSVIFSPAFRKDARGTRDASHCLVDPQDLANWVLEDQLDVRLGLQTHKFIWTPETKGV; this is encoded by the coding sequence ATGCAGATCACCGAAATCTATCGCTCGCTCCAGGGAGAGTCCTCATACACGGGGATCCCGTGCATCTTCGTGCGCCTAACCGCGTGCAATTTGCGCTGCGCCTGGTGCGATAGCGAATACACGTTCAAGGGTGGCCGCAAGATGTCGGAGGACGAGATCTTCGCTGAGGTGCAGAAGCTTGCACCGGGCGGGCTGGTGGAGATCACCGGCGGCGAACCCCTGTTGCAGGAGCGCGAACTGGTGCCGTTCATGGAGCGGTTAGTCGCCTCGGGATATAAAGTCCTGATCGAGACCAGCGGCGAACGTCCGCTGGCGAACGTTCCGCAAGATGTCGTGAAGATCGTGGACGTGAAGTGCCCGGCATCCGGCGAGGGTGGCTCGTTTCGAATCGAGAACCTCGACGCGCTCACCCCCCACGACGAGATCAAGTTCGTGATCTCCGATCGCGCGGATTACGAGTTTGCGCGGGAGTTCACGCGCCAGCATGGGCTGGAAAACAAAGTTAGCTCGGTTATTTTTTCACCGGCGTTTCGCAAGGATGCACGCGGGACGCGGGATGCATCGCACTGCCTGGTTGATCCGCAGGATTTGGCGAATTGGGTTTTGGAAGACCAGTTGGACGTTAGGCTGGGGCTGCAGACGCATAAGTTTATTTGGACGCCAGAGACGAAGGGCGTCTAG
- the queD gene encoding 6-carboxytetrahydropterin synthase QueD — MYEVTVEDTFAAGHYLRNYKGKCENPHGHNYKVRVTLQGRELDHAGLLLDFKDLKVVMKPVVDYLDHQMMNDIPPFNEVNPSAENIARYFYDECNKFLAGQTSGRVRVKDVTIWETDTTTATYYE, encoded by the coding sequence ATGTACGAAGTTACCGTGGAAGATACGTTTGCGGCGGGGCACTACCTGCGCAATTACAAGGGCAAGTGCGAGAATCCGCACGGCCATAACTATAAGGTGCGGGTCACGCTGCAAGGCCGCGAGCTTGACCATGCCGGGCTCCTCCTCGACTTCAAGGACCTGAAGGTCGTGATGAAACCGGTGGTGGATTATCTCGACCACCAGATGATGAACGATATCCCACCGTTCAACGAGGTCAACCCGTCGGCCGAGAACATCGCCAGGTATTTCTACGACGAGTGCAACAAGTTCCTCGCCGGGCAGACCAGCGGGCGCGTGCGCGTAAAAGACGTGACCATCTGGGAGACCGACACGACGACCGCGACGTATTACGAGTAG
- a CDS encoding tetratricopeptide repeat protein, which yields MRKQALILFFVALVLGMVPAAMAQTGTVKGYVKDKGTPIVGAQVLFENLDNGRKMTLKTDKAGNFFSIGVAIGSYKITITADGKTIWNTAKYPVGGGDGNPELNIDLEKERAAQATANPANAEAVKKAEENKKENEKIGNLNTMLKEAQADMQAKNFDAAIQIMEKATAQDATHDIIWAVLADAYLGAKRYPDAVKAYEKAIALDPSKAPVHNNYAQALAKTGQSDKAIAEYDAAAKLDPAHAGSFYFNEGAVLTNAGKTDDANAAFDKAIAADPTKADAYYQKGVNLMGKATQKDGKYVAAPGTVEAFNKYLELSPDGPNAQNAKDMIAALGGTVVTGYKAEKGKKSK from the coding sequence ATGAGAAAGCAAGCACTAATCCTATTCTTCGTCGCGCTCGTGCTGGGGATGGTCCCGGCTGCGATGGCGCAAACCGGTACCGTGAAAGGCTATGTCAAAGACAAGGGCACGCCGATCGTGGGCGCGCAGGTCTTGTTCGAGAATCTTGACAACGGCCGCAAGATGACCCTGAAGACCGACAAGGCCGGCAACTTCTTCAGCATCGGCGTCGCCATCGGTAGCTACAAGATCACCATCACCGCCGACGGCAAAACCATCTGGAACACTGCGAAGTATCCGGTCGGCGGCGGCGACGGCAATCCCGAGTTGAACATCGACTTGGAGAAGGAACGCGCCGCACAGGCAACCGCCAATCCGGCCAATGCGGAAGCGGTGAAGAAGGCGGAAGAGAACAAGAAAGAGAATGAGAAGATCGGCAACCTCAACACCATGTTGAAGGAAGCCCAAGCCGATATGCAGGCCAAGAACTTTGACGCGGCGATCCAGATCATGGAGAAGGCGACCGCGCAAGACGCAACCCATGACATCATCTGGGCCGTTCTCGCCGATGCGTATCTCGGCGCGAAAAGATACCCTGACGCGGTGAAAGCCTACGAAAAGGCGATCGCGCTCGATCCCAGCAAAGCGCCCGTGCATAACAACTATGCGCAGGCACTTGCCAAGACAGGACAGTCGGACAAGGCCATCGCCGAGTACGATGCGGCTGCCAAGCTCGATCCAGCCCATGCCGGCTCGTTCTACTTCAATGAAGGCGCCGTCTTGACCAATGCTGGAAAGACCGACGACGCCAACGCGGCCTTCGATAAAGCGATCGCTGCCGATCCCACCAAGGCAGACGCCTATTACCAGAAGGGCGTGAACCTGATGGGCAAGGCGACGCAGAAGGACGGGAAGTATGTTGCGGCGCCGGGCACCGTCGAGGCCTTCAACAAGTACCTCGAACTGTCCCCTGACGGACCGAACGCTCAGAACGCGAAAGATATGATCGCGGCTCTTGGCGGCACAGTCGTCACCGGCTACAAGGCCGAAAAGGGCAAGAAGAGCAAGTAG